Within Halobacterium jilantaiense, the genomic segment GGTGACGCTCGTCAGCGGCTTCGACTGACGCGGGCCGCGAGCGCACCCAGTACAGCGCCGGCGAGGTTCGCGAGCGCGTCCGTGACGCTCGCCGTTCGGCCGGCGAGCGGCTGCACGACCTCGACACTCGCGCCGAACCCGGTCACGGCGACGACCACGGCGACGAGCGCTCGCCGGCCGGGGTCCTCGACGGCGCGCGTCGCGGCGAACGCGATTGCCGCGTAGCCGACAGCGTGGACGAGCTTGTCCGCCCCAGTGGGAACGCTGTCTCCGTCTGGAACCGGGACCAGCGACGTGGCGAGCACGAGGACGGACACCGCGACCGCGACGACGGCCCACCGCCGCCGCATCACTCGAAGGCGTCGAGCGCGTCGCCGAGCGGCGGCGCGTCGAACCACTCGTGGCCCGTGTAGCGGTTCGCGCCCGCGGCGTACAGGTCCGCCGCGGCCTGCAGAATCTCCGGCGGCAGCGGGTCGGGGGACGGCTCACAGAGTGACTTCCAGTCGGCGACGCCGCGCTCGTCCGCCGCCCGCTTCGCGTCTTTGACGGCGTCGACCCACTCGGGGTCCGAGCGCTTGTAGAACTGCCGCACGGCCTCCTTCGAGACCTCGCGGCCGTCGAACCGGAAGCGGTTCTCGTCGAACGTCCCGGCGACGTCCGCGACCCGCACCTCGCCGTCGACGTACAGGCACTCGATTTTGCCGTCCTCGTGGACGAACCCGGTCTCGGCGGCGCGCTCCGTGACGGCCTCGTTCACGCGCCGGGCGAGCGCGTCCAGTTCGGCGACGTCGGCCGTGCCCGCCACCCGGTCGGCCTCGGACTTCGAGAGGTAACGGTCCTGCTCCTCGTACTTCGTCGAGAACTCCACGACGGTGTCCGGCAGGTCGACGGGCTCGTCGGGCCACTCGCTCGCGTCGAGGCCGACGTCTGTGGGGGCACAGCGCGAGCGCAGACTGGAGCCGACGGGGACGCTGTTCCGGAAGACGACCTCCAGCGGCACGAGGTAGTTCTCGCCGGCGGCCTCGTGGTAGTGGTCGTAGTCGTACTCGCCGTCCGTGAAGGGGAGGTCGGGGACCTGCGTGAGTCCGACCACCATCTCGGTCGGTGCCTCGGGCGCGTCCGCGAGGGGGACGGTGTCGCCGTCGGGCGTCCGGACTCCTCGGTAGTGCGTCGGAATCCCCTCGGCTTCGAGGAGTTCGAAGTTGAACGCGCCCATAGTGCAGAGGCTCGCACCCTTCCCCGGGACGTGGTCGGGCATCTCGCCCCAGTCGAAAACGGAGTACCGGTCGCTGAACTCGAAGACGCCCCGGCCGAGCGCGTCGCGGGCGGGTGTCGACTCGACGCGGAGGTCCTTGACGCTCGCCATACGTGTACGACCGGGACCCCACCCCATCAATCTTTCACTCTCGTGCCCACAACCCCACCGCTTCGAGTGGAGATGTACACTTTCGTGTGTCGAACAAGTGCCGGTGTGGCAGGACTTTTGTCCGTGCGAGGACACCCACCAGCAATGACCGACGCCGGCGACCTCGAGTTCGACGTGGTCTCCGAGACCGACCAGTCGTTCGAGAACGCGCTGGCGAAGGCCCGAGACGGCGAGCGCCTCACCGTCGACGACGGCATCGAACTCATCACGACCGGCACCGACAGCGAGGGCATCGACCCCCGCCGGAAGGAACTCGTCCTGGAGGCCGCCGACCGCCGCCGCGCCGAGGTCGTCGGCGACGAGGTGACGTTCGTCGCGAACCTCAACAACAACGTCACCACGGCCTGCAACACGGGCTGTCTGTTCTGTAACTTCAAGGACACCGCCCACCGCTTCGAGACCGAGAACGACGAGGCCCACGCCGGCTTCACCAAGACCCCGGAGGAGTCGAAAGCCACGGTCGCGGACGCGGTCGAACGCGGCGTCTCCGAGGTCACCTCTGTCTCCGGCCTCCACCCCGCGTTCGGCCTGAACGAGGCCCACCGCGAGGCCCTCGACCCCGACGATCCCGACCACAACTACAAGCCGCCGGAAGTGTACGACACGGACCCGACGACGTACACCGAGCAGATCGCGGCGATGAGCGAGGCGGGCGCACACGTCCACTCGATAACGCCGGAGGAAGCCCACCACGCCCAGCGCGGGGTGGACTGGGGCTACGACGAGGTCTACGAGACGCTGGCCGACGCCGGCCTCGACACCGTCCCCGGCACCGCCGCCGAGATTCTCGTCGACGAAGTCCGGGACGTCATCTGCCCCGGCAAGATGGTCACCGACGAGTGGGTCGCCGCGATGGAGGCCGCCGCCGACGCCGGCCTCCCGATGACCGCGACCATCATGTACGGGCACGTCGAGAACGCCGCCCACCGAATCCAGCACCTCGACGTGGTCCGCGACCTCCAGGACCGCACCGACAACATCACCGAGTTCGTCCCGCTGTCGTTCGTCCACGAGCAGACGCCGCTGTACGAGCGCGGCGTCGTCGACTCGGGTGCCAGCGACGCCGAGGACGAACTCATGGTCGCGGTCTCCCGCCTGTTCCTCGACAACGTCGACCACATCCAGTCATCGTGGGTGAAGTTCGGGGACGCGAAGGGACTCAAGCTACTCAACTGCGGTGCCGACGACTTCATGGGCACCATCCTCAGCGAGGAAATCACGAAGCGCGCCGGCGGCCAGCACGGCGAGTTCCGGTCGGTCGCGGACTACGCGGAGATGATCTCCGCCATCGGCCGCACGCCCGTCGAGCGCTCCACGGACTACACCGAGCGCCGCGTCCTCGACCCCGACGCCGATACCCT encodes:
- a CDS encoding VanZ family protein, with the translated sequence MRRRWAVVAVAVSVLVLATSLVPVPDGDSVPTGADKLVHAVGYAAIAFAATRAVEDPGRRALVAVVVAVTGFGASVEVVQPLAGRTASVTDALANLAGAVLGALAARVSRSR
- a CDS encoding phosphoribosylaminoimidazolesuccinocarboxamide synthase gives rise to the protein MASVKDLRVESTPARDALGRGVFEFSDRYSVFDWGEMPDHVPGKGASLCTMGAFNFELLEAEGIPTHYRGVRTPDGDTVPLADAPEAPTEMVVGLTQVPDLPFTDGEYDYDHYHEAAGENYLVPLEVVFRNSVPVGSSLRSRCAPTDVGLDASEWPDEPVDLPDTVVEFSTKYEEQDRYLSKSEADRVAGTADVAELDALARRVNEAVTERAAETGFVHEDGKIECLYVDGEVRVADVAGTFDENRFRFDGREVSKEAVRQFYKRSDPEWVDAVKDAKRAADERGVADWKSLCEPSPDPLPPEILQAAADLYAAGANRYTGHEWFDAPPLGDALDAFE
- the cofH gene encoding 7,8-didemethyl-8-hydroxy-5-deazariboflavin synthase subunit CofH, yielding MTDAGDLEFDVVSETDQSFENALAKARDGERLTVDDGIELITTGTDSEGIDPRRKELVLEAADRRRAEVVGDEVTFVANLNNNVTTACNTGCLFCNFKDTAHRFETENDEAHAGFTKTPEESKATVADAVERGVSEVTSVSGLHPAFGLNEAHREALDPDDPDHNYKPPEVYDTDPTTYTEQIAAMSEAGAHVHSITPEEAHHAQRGVDWGYDEVYETLADAGLDTVPGTAAEILVDEVRDVICPGKMVTDEWVAAMEAAADAGLPMTATIMYGHVENAAHRIQHLDVVRDLQDRTDNITEFVPLSFVHEQTPLYERGVVDSGASDAEDELMVAVSRLFLDNVDHIQSSWVKFGDAKGLKLLNCGADDFMGTILSEEITKRAGGQHGEFRSVADYAEMISAIGRTPVERSTDYTERRVLDPDADTLGPRIGPEADGTPLVPERDADAASDAASADD